The Vicinamibacteria bacterium nucleotide sequence GAAGCCGATCGGCTGGCCCGGGAGCTAGCCGCACGCACCGGGGAAACGCTAACGAAAGCCGTGATCGTCGCCCTGCGAGAGCGCCTGACCCGCCTGCGACACCGGGGACGGCGTCGCCGCCTGCGCGACGAGCTTCGAGAGATCGGGCAGCGCTGCGCACAGCTTCCAACC carries:
- a CDS encoding type II toxin-antitoxin system VapB family antitoxin — encoded protein: MALSLKDPEADRLARELAARTGETLTKAVIVALRERLTRLRHRGRRRRLRDELREIGQRCAQLPTLDDRSPDEIIGYDERGIPG